The following are from one region of the Salvia splendens isolate huo1 chromosome 2, SspV2, whole genome shotgun sequence genome:
- the LOC121771692 gene encoding putative nuclease HARBI1 encodes MENTLWSKNKLRCFCQYLPITRKIAWFDLNFGVPRKLYHIMFMLCLKAVIMLHELFLAKPVPVDEHCQDARWKWFLGFLGALDGTYINVLVDTEDKPRFWSRKGQIATNTMIVCTRDMRFVYVLAGWEGSAGDARVLRDAVTREHGLKVPRGQYYLCDNGYANSEGFLTPFKGVRYHLKEWGPHAMMPQNPREMYNMRHTKARNVIDRVFAVVKMRWGILRSASYYPINIQVELILSCFLLHNFIRGQMTVDPIELELDGHHIGIYKRRCQRKMFTSTR; translated from the exons ATGGAAAATACATTATGGTCGAAGAACAAGTTGCGATGTTTTTGTCAGTACTTGCCCATCACAAGAAAAATCGCGTGGTTCGATTTGAATTTTGGCGTTCCGCGCAAACTGTATCACATTATGTTCATGCTGTGCTTAAAAGCTGTGATTATGTTGCATGAACTATTTTTGGCGAAGCCGGTACCAGTCGATGAGCACTGCCAGGACGCGAGGTGGAAGTGGTTTCTG GGTTTCTTAGGAGCATTGGACGGGACATATATCAACGTATTAGTTGATACTGAAGATAAACCACGCTTCTGGAGTAGGAAGGGCCAGATTGCAACAAATACAATGATTGTTTGTACTCGGGACATGCGTTTTGTTTACGTTCTAGCCGGTTGGGAGGGATCTGCCGGAGACGCTAGGGTGTTACGTGACGCAGTGACACGTGAACATGGTTTAAAAGTACCTAGAG GCCAATATTATTTATGCGACAACGGCTATGCAAATAGTGAAGGATTCCTTACCCCGTTCAAGGGCGTCCGCTACCATCTCAAAGAATGGGGCCCTCATGCGATGATGCCTCAGAATCCACGAGAAATGTACAACATGCGTCACACTAAAGCGAGAAATGTGATAGACCGTGTGTTTGCCGTTGTGAAGATGAGATGGGGTATATTGCGAAGCGCGTCGTACTACCCAATCAACATACAAGTGGAGCTGATCCTATCTTGCTTTCTCCTTCACAACTTTATACGAGGCCAGATGACAGTGGATCCAATAGAGCTAGAGTTAGATGGTCATCACATCGGCATTTACAAGAGGAGGTGCCAGAGGAAAATGTTTACGTCGACACGGTAG